From a region of the Betaproteobacteria bacterium genome:
- a CDS encoding transcriptional regulator, XRE family protein: MHAAQSRFDIRAIQTSWAKLDAMAHIRPIHDEAGYDRMVALMNDLLDVVGDNEEHKLAGLLALVGDLVSNYEREHFTIEASVPKDAPALPGSKPKA; the protein is encoded by the coding sequence ATGCATGCTGCACAAAGCCGTTTTGACATCCGCGCAATCCAGACCTCCTGGGCCAAGCTCGATGCAATGGCTCACATTCGTCCGATCCATGACGAAGCAGGCTATGACCGCATGGTTGCCCTCATGAATGACTTGCTCGATGTGGTTGGCGACAATGAAGAACACAAGCTGGCTGGTCTTCTGGCGCTTGTCGGCGATCTGGTTTCCAACTACGAGCGCGAACACTTCACCATCGAAGCTTCCGTGCCGAAAGACGCCCCTGCGCTTCCTGGATCGAAGCCAAAGGCCTGA